In Tepidanaerobacter syntrophicus, a single genomic region encodes these proteins:
- a CDS encoding NAD(P)H-dependent glycerol-3-phosphate dehydrogenase, producing the protein MPKVAVVGAGSWGTALANISAQNLNDTYLWVRRKELAEEMKKTCENQVYLPGVKFSSRINISIDLEEVTTNSDIVILAVPSHAVRSMAKQIRNYLKNDAIVVSAAKGIEIDSFKRMSEVLFEELQELECKDNITTLSGPSHAEEVIRNLPTAIVSASPNQKAAEIVQDTLMCSNFRVYTNTDIIGVELGGALKNIIAICSGISDGLEFGDNSKAALMTRGIAEMARMGVVLGAHPATFAGLSGIGDLIVTCTSSLSRNRRAGIKIGEGQTVKEVTESTRMVIEGFNTTKAAFFLAKKLGVEMPITEQAYLVLFEGKDPLTAVSSLMNRSGKYEHEDVILQNFLCPKKNAEN; encoded by the coding sequence GTGCCAAAAGTAGCAGTAGTTGGTGCAGGAAGTTGGGGGACTGCCCTTGCAAATATATCGGCGCAAAATTTAAATGATACCTATTTGTGGGTCCGACGCAAAGAGTTAGCAGAAGAAATGAAAAAAACTTGCGAGAATCAAGTGTATCTGCCGGGAGTAAAGTTTTCTTCGCGAATCAATATATCCATAGATTTGGAAGAAGTAACAACAAACAGTGATATTGTTATTTTAGCAGTTCCTTCTCATGCCGTAAGAAGCATGGCCAAGCAAATTCGCAACTATTTAAAAAATGATGCGATCGTGGTGAGCGCGGCTAAAGGAATAGAGATCGACAGTTTTAAAAGAATGTCAGAAGTTTTATTTGAAGAACTGCAAGAACTTGAGTGCAAAGATAACATAACTACACTTTCCGGCCCGAGTCATGCTGAAGAAGTTATAAGAAATTTGCCAACCGCCATTGTATCTGCATCGCCGAACCAAAAGGCGGCAGAAATAGTTCAAGACACATTAATGTGCAGCAACTTTAGGGTATATACCAACACCGATATAATTGGAGTAGAACTTGGGGGAGCTTTAAAAAATATTATAGCGATCTGTTCCGGAATTTCAGATGGACTAGAATTTGGCGACAATAGTAAGGCAGCTTTAATGACTCGTGGTATAGCAGAAATGGCTCGAATGGGAGTAGTCCTAGGGGCTCACCCTGCAACTTTTGCAGGTCTTTCCGGAATAGGAGATCTTATTGTAACCTGTACTAGCTCCCTTAGCCGCAACAGACGTGCAGGTATAAAAATAGGTGAAGGACAAACTGTAAAAGAAGTTACAGAATCAACTCGTATGGTCATAGAAGGATTTAACACAACCAAAGCCGCCTTTTTCCTAGCAAAAAAACTTGGAGTAGAGATGCCGATTACTGAACAGGCTTATCTTGTTTTATTCGAAGGAAAAGATCCACTTACTGCTGTCAGCAGTTTAATGAACAGAAGTGGAAAATATGAACACGAGGATGTAATTCTGCAGAATTTTTTGTGTCCCAAAAAAAACGCGGAAAATTAG
- the der gene encoding ribosome biogenesis GTPase Der, producing MSFTVAIVGRPNVGKSTLFNRIIGKRISIVDDKPGVTRDRIYGEAEWNGKRFTLIDTGGIEPTVKEKDIILNKIKQQVDFAIDNSDLILFVTDGKDGLTSTDLDIADILRKSGKTVILVVNKVDNFDSTKIDNEFYKLGFDDVIFVSAIHGLATGDLLDKITSYIIDSGLDNGEEEIVKVAVIGRPNIGKSSLVNAILGEERVIVSDVPGTTRDAIDSYLEVDGKKMLLIDTAGLKRKSKMSEDVEYYSMLRALSAVERADVALLVLDATEDISEQDKRIAGIAHEAGKAIIIVVNKWDLVEKDSYTADEFSKKIRDELNFIKYAPIVYISAKTGQRVGQILELINRVMENYTLRIKTSVLNEVIREATAVTEPPSIKGKKLKLYYASQVAVKPPTFCFFVNDINLFHFSYERYLENVLRKAFGFEGTPIVIKPKQRKGES from the coding sequence ATGAGCTTTACTGTTGCGATTGTAGGCAGGCCTAATGTAGGCAAATCCACGCTATTTAATAGAATTATAGGCAAAAGAATTTCAATTGTCGATGATAAACCTGGTGTTACTCGGGATAGAATATATGGAGAAGCTGAATGGAACGGAAAAAGATTTACTTTAATTGATACAGGCGGAATTGAGCCGACGGTTAAAGAAAAGGACATTATTTTAAACAAAATTAAGCAACAAGTTGATTTTGCAATTGACAATTCAGATTTAATATTGTTTGTAACTGATGGAAAAGACGGTTTAACTTCTACAGATTTAGATATTGCCGACATTTTAAGAAAAAGCGGCAAAACCGTTATACTTGTGGTTAATAAAGTGGACAATTTCGACAGCACAAAAATAGACAACGAATTTTATAAGCTTGGCTTTGATGATGTAATTTTTGTTTCTGCAATTCACGGCCTTGCAACAGGAGACTTGTTAGATAAGATTACAAGCTATATAATCGATAGTGGTCTGGACAACGGAGAAGAAGAAATAGTTAAAGTGGCTGTTATAGGCAGACCTAATATAGGAAAATCATCTCTTGTAAATGCTATACTCGGAGAAGAACGAGTGATAGTAAGTGATGTTCCGGGAACAACACGAGATGCTATTGATTCATACTTGGAAGTCGATGGTAAAAAAATGCTGCTTATCGATACTGCCGGGTTAAAAAGAAAAAGTAAAATGAGCGAAGATGTGGAATATTACAGCATGCTTCGTGCTCTTTCTGCAGTAGAGCGAGCGGATGTAGCACTACTTGTTTTGGATGCCACAGAAGATATTTCAGAACAAGACAAGAGAATAGCGGGAATTGCCCATGAAGCAGGAAAGGCAATAATAATAGTTGTAAATAAATGGGATTTAGTAGAAAAAGATTCTTATACAGCAGACGAATTTAGTAAAAAAATCAGAGATGAATTGAATTTTATAAAATATGCTCCGATAGTTTATATTTCGGCAAAAACCGGCCAGCGAGTGGGACAAATCCTAGAGCTCATAAATCGCGTTATGGAAAATTATACTCTCAGAATAAAAACAAGCGTGCTAAATGAAGTTATAAGAGAAGCTACCGCAGTGACAGAACCGCCGTCAATAAAAGGTAAGAAATTGAAATTGTATTATGCATCTCAAGTAGCTGTAAAACCTCCTACATTTTGCTTTTTCGTAAATGATATAAACCTCTTTCACTTTTCTTATGAACGATATTTGGAAAATGTTTTGCGTAAGGCCTTTGGCTTTGAGGGAACTCCTATAGTTATAAAGCCAAAACAACGGAAGGGAGAATCTTAG
- a CDS encoding radical SAM protein → MAESYQNIAIRKNLISKETVLVPKKTFGSVPINVALVYPNTYTIGMSNLGFHSIFYQVNSRDDALCHRAFFSLKNSIDDYINTLEADKPINEYDIIGFSISFELDYINILKILDTMGIPLSSKERQGPLIMAGGPALTCNPEPLADFIDFFVIGEGEEIIHEIIKTYREHKSSSKDEILEALAQIEGVYVPQFCNVDYDETENVADIKTHPKAQMPVKRRWIKNLDDYNTESVILTPYTEFKNMFLLEVSRGCGRNCRFCMAGYCYRVPRQRSLDKVLERAEYGARFMQKIGLVGAAVSDYPFIDKLAEELIKSRIKFSVSSLRADSLREPLMAALAYSGHKTLTVAPEAGSERLRKVINKGISEEHVVNAAKLARKFGIKNLKLYYIIGLPYEKNEDIDEMIEFLVALKNTFKNSYSNLTVSINPFIPKPFTPFQWIGMEDIKSLNEKIKLIQNKLKPHGIKVIFESPRMSEIQAGLARGNRHTAKLLYEIYKNGATNSAFSKTKIDGKGLEFYAHREIDKKAVLPWEHINIGLSKAYFLGEYNRATNGQPTEKCTEEKCQKCRICQIK, encoded by the coding sequence ATGGCAGAAAGTTATCAAAATATAGCTATAAGAAAAAATCTCATTTCAAAAGAAACTGTTCTTGTGCCGAAAAAGACTTTTGGCTCTGTTCCGATAAATGTTGCTTTAGTATATCCTAATACTTACACTATTGGCATGTCAAATTTGGGATTTCATTCTATTTTTTATCAAGTAAATTCTCGTGATGATGCCCTTTGCCATCGAGCATTTTTTTCTCTTAAAAACAGTATAGATGATTATATAAATACACTTGAAGCTGACAAGCCGATAAATGAATATGACATAATCGGTTTTTCTATATCCTTTGAGTTAGATTATATAAATATTCTAAAAATCCTTGATACCATGGGTATTCCTTTGTCTTCAAAAGAGAGGCAAGGGCCGCTGATAATGGCTGGCGGACCTGCCCTTACTTGCAATCCAGAACCTCTTGCAGATTTTATAGATTTTTTTGTAATAGGTGAAGGAGAAGAGATTATCCATGAAATAATCAAAACATACAGAGAACATAAAAGCAGCAGCAAAGATGAAATCCTTGAAGCTTTAGCTCAAATTGAAGGAGTTTATGTACCACAATTTTGTAATGTTGACTATGATGAAACGGAAAATGTTGCAGATATAAAAACACATCCGAAAGCGCAAATGCCGGTTAAAAGACGTTGGATAAAAAATCTAGATGATTATAACACTGAATCAGTAATCCTAACTCCATACACCGAATTTAAAAACATGTTCTTACTTGAAGTGTCTAGAGGATGTGGCAGGAATTGCAGATTTTGTATGGCAGGCTATTGCTACCGAGTTCCGCGCCAACGTTCACTGGATAAAGTCCTGGAAAGAGCTGAGTACGGGGCAAGATTTATGCAGAAGATTGGCCTTGTAGGAGCAGCTGTTTCAGACTATCCTTTTATTGATAAGCTTGCTGAAGAACTTATAAAAAGTCGAATAAAATTTTCCGTATCCTCACTGAGAGCAGATAGCCTTCGGGAGCCTCTTATGGCAGCTCTTGCATATAGCGGCCATAAAACGCTGACAGTTGCTCCGGAGGCGGGCTCTGAAAGGTTGCGCAAAGTGATTAATAAGGGTATTTCAGAAGAACATGTTGTAAATGCAGCAAAATTAGCACGAAAGTTTGGCATTAAAAATTTAAAGCTATATTATATTATCGGCTTGCCTTATGAAAAAAACGAAGATATAGACGAAATGATAGAGTTTTTAGTGGCTTTGAAAAATACTTTTAAAAATTCCTATAGCAATTTAACAGTAAGCATAAATCCGTTTATTCCAAAACCATTTACACCTTTTCAGTGGATTGGTATGGAAGATATAAAATCACTGAACGAAAAAATTAAATTGATTCAAAATAAACTGAAGCCTCACGGCATAAAAGTAATTTTCGAAAGTCCTCGCATGTCGGAAATTCAAGCTGGGCTTGCTAGGGGAAACAGGCATACAGCTAAGTTACTTTATGAAATATATAAAAATGGAGCGACTAATTCGGCTTTTTCAAAAACAAAAATAGACGGCAAGGGCTTAGAATTTTATGCACATAGAGAAATCGACAAAAAAGCTGTATTGCCTTGGGAGCACATCAATATAGGGTTATCTAAGGCTTATTTCCTTGGTGAATACAATCGGGCAACAAATGGACAACCAACCGAAAAGTGCACTGAAGAAAAATGCCAAAAATGCCGAATTTGTCAAATTAAATAG
- the nrdR gene encoding transcriptional regulator NrdR → MKCPFCGNADSKVMDSRPIEDGTIIRRRRECPSCKKRFTTYERVDEMPLTVIKRNGTREVFDPHKIINGLLKACEKRPISIDTIQNIASDIEKELNNAMIQEIESREIGEMVMERLKELDAVAYVRFASVYRQFKDIDSYIDEIEKLKNKK, encoded by the coding sequence ATGAAATGCCCATTTTGCGGTAATGCCGACAGTAAAGTGATGGATTCCAGACCTATAGAAGACGGCACAATAATACGGCGACGCCGTGAATGTCCGTCCTGCAAGAAAAGGTTTACAACTTATGAAAGAGTAGATGAAATGCCCCTTACCGTAATTAAAAGAAACGGCACTCGAGAGGTATTCGATCCACACAAGATAATAAATGGTCTGCTTAAAGCCTGTGAAAAAAGACCTATTTCAATAGATACTATTCAAAATATAGCAAGCGATATCGAAAAAGAGCTAAACAATGCCATGATTCAAGAAATTGAGAGTAGAGAAATTGGCGAAATGGTGATGGAAAGGCTCAAAGAGCTTGATGCTGTGGCGTATGTAAGGTTTGCTTCAGTTTACAGACAATTTAAAGATATAGATTCTTATATTGACGAGATTGAGAAACTAAAAAACAAAAAATAA
- a CDS encoding RNA-guided endonuclease TnpB family protein — protein MIKTYKVMLLPNNKQTTKLFECAGVARWAYNWALEQQQTKVKKVEKKLKRLQRKLSKKYELNKTHTQGGEYRYRKTKNIKKLELLVLKTYRRLKNIRRNYIHQITTSLARTKPEYVVMEDLNTCGMLKNRKLSKAIQEQVFHEFKRQMEYKCAWNKIQFILADRYYPSSKTCSRCYSIKDKLSLAERTFICDDCGYEIDRDLNASINLQRYGKSIVQH, from the coding sequence ATGATTAAAACCTACAAAGTAATGCTTTTACCAAATAACAAACAAACAACAAAATTATTTGAATGCGCAGGTGTTGCAAGGTGGGCGTACAATTGGGCGTTAGAACAACAACAAACGAAAGTGAAGAAAGTCGAAAAGAAACTCAAAAGGCTTCAAAGAAAGCTATCTAAAAAATACGAACTAAATAAAACTCACACACAGGGAGGTGAATACCGTTACAGAAAAACTAAAAACATTAAAAAGTTAGAACTCCTTGTTCTAAAAACATATAGAAGGCTTAAAAACATTAGGCGCAATTATATTCATCAGATAACTACATCTCTAGCGAGAACCAAGCCGGAGTATGTGGTAATGGAAGACTTAAATACTTGCGGAATGTTAAAAAATAGAAAACTGTCAAAAGCTATACAAGAACAGGTTTTCCATGAATTTAAAAGGCAAATGGAATATAAGTGTGCATGGAATAAAATTCAGTTTATACTTGCGGATAGATATTATCCTTCAAGCAAAACTTGCAGTAGATGTTACAGCATAAAAGATAAATTATCCTTAGCTGAGCGAACATTTATATGCGATGATTGCGGGTATGAAATAGATAGGGATTTAAATGCAAGTATAAATCTGCAACGTTACGGTAAATCAATAGTACAGCATTAA
- the ftsZ gene encoding cell division protein FtsZ has translation MLDFEVEMEQYANIKVIGIGGAGNNAINRMVEAGLKGVEFIAVNTDAQALYLSKADKKIQIGEKLTKGLGAGANPEIGRKAAEESKDVVEEALKGADMIFITAGMGGGTGTGAAPIIAEVSKNLGILTVGVVTKPFSFEGKKRMANAEMGITDIKSNVDTLITIPNDRLLTIAEKKTSIIEAFKLADDVLRQGVQGISDLIAVPGLINLDFADVKTVMQDTGLAHMGIGKGSGETRATDAAKQAISSPLLETSIDGAKGVLLNITGGANLGLLEVNEAAELIASVADKEANIIFGAVIDEKLQDEVRITVIATGFDNVKERQPEIEEFEVGHFVDEDLEIPAFLRKNRKR, from the coding sequence GTGCTGGATTTCGAAGTAGAAATGGAACAATATGCAAATATCAAAGTTATAGGAATTGGCGGAGCCGGCAATAATGCAATAAATCGTATGGTGGAGGCCGGCCTCAAGGGTGTAGAGTTTATCGCGGTAAACACCGATGCACAGGCTCTATATTTATCAAAAGCAGATAAAAAGATTCAAATTGGAGAAAAACTGACAAAAGGCCTTGGGGCAGGAGCGAATCCGGAAATTGGAAGAAAAGCTGCAGAGGAGAGCAAAGATGTAGTCGAAGAAGCGCTAAAAGGCGCTGACATGATCTTTATAACCGCTGGAATGGGAGGCGGAACAGGTACCGGCGCCGCTCCTATAATTGCCGAGGTTTCAAAAAACTTAGGAATATTGACAGTAGGCGTTGTCACAAAACCGTTTTCGTTTGAAGGCAAGAAGCGTATGGCAAACGCTGAGATGGGAATAACAGATATAAAAAGCAATGTTGACACCTTAATTACAATTCCAAATGACAGGCTTTTGACTATTGCAGAGAAGAAAACCTCGATTATAGAAGCTTTTAAGCTGGCAGATGATGTTCTAAGACAAGGCGTCCAAGGCATATCCGATTTAATTGCCGTACCGGGCCTTATAAACTTAGATTTTGCCGATGTAAAAACAGTAATGCAAGATACAGGCCTTGCTCATATGGGAATAGGCAAAGGTTCCGGCGAAACAAGAGCAACAGATGCAGCAAAGCAAGCTATATCAAGCCCGCTTCTTGAGACATCAATTGACGGTGCAAAAGGCGTTCTGCTAAATATTACCGGCGGAGCTAATTTGGGATTGCTGGAAGTTAATGAAGCGGCTGAGTTAATTGCATCAGTTGCAGACAAAGAAGCTAATATCATATTCGGTGCGGTGATTGACGAGAAGCTGCAGGACGAAGTTAGGATTACTGTTATCGCAACAGGCTTTGACAATGTTAAAGAAAGGCAGCCTGAAATTGAAGAATTCGAAGTAGGACATTTTGTAGATGAAGACTTGGAAATTCCCGCGTTTTTGAGAAAAAATAGGAAAAGATAG
- the ftsA gene encoding cell division protein FtsA: MGKGNIIASLDLGTSKTCCMVGEITRSGDIDILGYGICESSGIKKGVVVNIDLAAQSIAKAVEIAEQMSNTNLSHVAVGISGDNISLVNNRGVVAIPKNESEITPQDVERVLQAAKIMAIPLEREIIDIIPREFIVDGYDGIKDPVGMAGSRLEVSACIVLGLLTSIQNIVKCVQRAGLSVESMILRPLAAAEMLVSEDEMDMGVVLIDVGAGTTEISVFQDGCIAAYDMIPIGGDLITNDIAIGLRLPYSYAEEIKCKYGCALMSMASENKDIEVYSLGESSSKKISQKELTAIIEPRVQEIISYIAKSIKEFGLKSIPPAGIVFTGGGLIHIDGALEMAKQLLGIPVRAGVTSSYGKDQTFTIALGLLNYLIKHRIFDANTFAKEKQPGYSILERIRKFFREYF, from the coding sequence TTGGGAAAGGGCAACATAATAGCAAGCTTAGATTTGGGTACATCTAAAACCTGCTGCATGGTTGGAGAAATAACACGCTCAGGTGATATTGACATCCTGGGCTATGGAATTTGCGAATCTTCAGGTATAAAAAAAGGTGTAGTAGTCAATATCGACCTTGCAGCTCAGAGTATAGCAAAAGCTGTAGAAATTGCAGAACAGATGTCTAATACAAACCTGAGTCATGTAGCAGTAGGAATATCAGGAGACAATATTTCCCTAGTAAACAACCGAGGCGTTGTTGCAATTCCCAAAAATGAAAGCGAAATTACCCCTCAAGACGTAGAAAGGGTTTTGCAAGCCGCAAAGATTATGGCTATACCTCTTGAAAGAGAAATTATAGATATAATACCAAGAGAATTTATTGTAGATGGTTATGATGGCATAAAAGATCCTGTGGGGATGGCAGGCTCGAGACTTGAGGTTTCAGCCTGTATTGTTTTAGGGCTTTTAACTTCTATACAAAATATAGTTAAGTGTGTTCAAAGAGCCGGATTATCGGTAGAATCTATGATACTAAGACCCCTGGCCGCTGCTGAAATGTTGGTTTCTGAAGATGAAATGGATATGGGAGTTGTTTTAATAGATGTTGGAGCTGGTACTACTGAAATTTCGGTTTTCCAGGATGGCTGTATAGCTGCATATGACATGATTCCTATAGGCGGGGACCTTATAACTAACGATATAGCCATTGGCCTTAGACTACCGTATTCTTACGCTGAGGAGATTAAATGTAAATATGGATGCGCCTTAATGTCTATGGCATCAGAGAACAAGGATATTGAAGTCTACAGCTTAGGAGAATCCTCCTCGAAGAAAATTTCTCAGAAAGAGTTAACTGCAATTATCGAGCCGCGGGTACAAGAGATAATTTCTTATATTGCAAAAAGCATAAAAGAATTTGGCCTTAAGTCTATTCCTCCTGCGGGTATTGTATTTACAGGGGGAGGTTTAATACATATAGACGGTGCTCTTGAAATGGCAAAGCAATTGCTTGGCATTCCTGTAAGAGCTGGAGTTACAAGTTCTTATGGCAAAGATCAGACCTTTACAATAGCGTTAGGGTTATTAAATTATTTGATAAAACATAGAATCTTCGATGCAAACACCTTTGCAAAAGAAAAACAACCGGGCTATAGCATCCTAGAAAGAATTAGAAAGTTTTTCAGAGAATATTTTTAG
- a CDS encoding small basic family protein, whose protein sequence is MIYPIAGLILGLVVGFYLPISVPVVYAPYVSISILAALDSVLGGIRAMEEGNFDTLIFVSGFFINTLMAGFLAYFGDRLGIQLYLAAIFAFGVRIFQNLAIIRRNMIQKLVSKRSEKEEENSAS, encoded by the coding sequence ATGATATATCCTATCGCAGGTCTTATTTTAGGTCTTGTAGTAGGGTTTTATTTGCCTATAAGCGTGCCTGTTGTATATGCGCCATATGTTTCAATTTCAATACTTGCTGCATTGGACTCTGTACTTGGCGGTATACGAGCTATGGAAGAAGGCAATTTTGATACTCTTATTTTTGTTTCAGGTTTTTTTATTAACACTTTAATGGCCGGCTTTTTAGCGTATTTTGGCGATAGGCTCGGCATTCAGTTATATCTTGCAGCTATATTTGCTTTTGGCGTTAGGATATTTCAAAACCTTGCAATTATACGCCGAAACATGATTCAAAAACTTGTTTCAAAAAGAAGCGAAAAAGAGGAAGAAAATTCCGCTAGCTAA
- a CDS encoding DUF881 domain-containing protein has product MKDASKTQAHIAISVICFILGMLLVAQFRSVQVSGAAISIQRAQELSTQLKTVTEERDMYKKELLELRTRLAEYEDAASKTSSLTEAMKKELEKVRMLAGLTPGTGPGIVVTLDDSNLPRQPGEDANLFLIHDEDLLKVINELFAAGAEAISVNGQRIIANSEVRCVGPTIIINSVKLAPPFIIQAIGDPDTLESALKMRGGVIESLQVFGIQVNIKKQEKIDMPAYAGAIQFKYFKPAKAGEVQQ; this is encoded by the coding sequence ATGAAAGATGCTTCTAAAACCCAGGCACATATTGCCATATCAGTGATATGCTTTATACTTGGCATGCTGCTCGTGGCACAATTTCGCAGCGTTCAAGTAAGCGGTGCTGCTATTTCTATTCAAAGAGCTCAAGAGTTATCTACTCAATTAAAAACGGTCACCGAAGAACGCGATATGTATAAAAAAGAACTGTTAGAACTCAGGACAAGACTTGCAGAATACGAAGATGCCGCATCTAAAACCAGCAGTTTGACAGAAGCAATGAAAAAGGAATTGGAAAAAGTGCGAATGTTAGCCGGACTTACTCCAGGAACAGGTCCCGGTATAGTTGTAACTCTTGACGACAGTAACTTGCCGCGACAGCCCGGAGAAGATGCAAACTTGTTTTTGATTCACGATGAGGATCTTTTGAAGGTAATAAATGAACTTTTTGCCGCAGGAGCAGAGGCGATTTCCGTAAACGGACAACGCATAATAGCAAATAGCGAAGTAAGATGTGTAGGACCTACAATTATCATAAATTCCGTAAAGCTTGCTCCGCCGTTTATCATCCAAGCTATCGGCGATCCTGATACACTGGAAAGCGCTTTGAAAATGCGCGGCGGAGTGATAGAATCATTGCAAGTTTTTGGCATACAGGTCAATATAAAGAAGCAGGAAAAAATTGATATGCCCGCTTATGCAGGAGCTATTCAATTTAAGTATTTTAAACCTGCTAAGGCAGGTGAAGTACAACAATGA
- a CDS encoding cell division protein FtsQ/DivIB encodes MRKKNNNRHIRRNNYNKEKKPYLVKLLLLGGFLCIIISMFNISNYIFAIENFEITGNESISSEEISNLIQGYIGLNLLEIKPSNIEKTVKDTFPIKKVEVSYKLPNTLILRVKEREALAALNYSKGFVLIDSEGYVVKIISKLESYSLPIVTGFDIKKAEIAKKPTFEKNSDCFQTLLETIKSIEVVNMELSEINLSLDINNEPNFYLYTLDGYQVFLGKFDSKKIAILPALLEDIREKGIGRGLLDISHDTPVFKPFN; translated from the coding sequence ATGCGGAAAAAAAATAATAATAGGCATATAAGACGCAACAACTATAATAAAGAGAAAAAGCCCTATCTTGTAAAGTTATTGTTATTAGGCGGATTTTTATGTATAATAATATCAATGTTTAATATCTCAAATTATATTTTCGCCATTGAAAATTTTGAAATAACAGGAAACGAGAGCATATCTTCTGAAGAAATATCTAATTTGATCCAAGGTTACATAGGTTTAAATTTATTAGAAATCAAGCCTTCGAACATCGAAAAGACTGTTAAAGATACTTTTCCAATAAAAAAAGTCGAAGTAAGCTATAAACTTCCGAACACTCTTATTCTCCGTGTAAAAGAAAGAGAGGCTCTGGCAGCTCTGAATTACTCCAAGGGTTTTGTTCTTATAGATTCAGAGGGTTATGTGGTAAAAATCATATCCAAGCTAGAGAGCTATTCTCTTCCTATAGTGACAGGATTTGATATAAAAAAAGCAGAGATTGCAAAAAAACCCACATTTGAAAAAAACTCAGATTGCTTTCAGACCTTACTTGAAACGATAAAATCAATTGAAGTTGTAAATATGGAACTTTCTGAGATTAATCTGTCGCTTGATATAAATAACGAGCCTAATTTTTATTTATATACATTAGATGGATATCAAGTTTTCTTAGGGAAATTTGACAGCAAAAAAATTGCTATTTTACCCGCATTATTGGAAGATATAAGGGAAAAAGGCATAGGAAGGGGCCTATTGGATATAAGCCATGATACACCCGTTTTTAAACCTTTTAATTAA